The genome window ACAAATGAAAGTATCATATTCAAAATGCTATATAATATTAGGGATGGaagccaaaaattttaaaataaatgatcCTAACCTTAGAGGGTACAATTTAGAATTTAGTAGAACATTTAATGCAAGTCTTCACGAATAGAAAAAGGGTAAAGTGAGAAGTAACAATGTTTAAAAACCTAGATTTAACGTCATTAATCTACACATGATCtatcaaataattcaaatatacAGCTTTCAAGATACGAAAATAGAATGACCagaaaagaaattaagataTAGTCATTCTACAATTAATacacttttatatattattattattattatcatcatcatcattatttttattgtatatacCATACCTATTTAATGTTTTAATCTTAATTGTTCAgctattattataaatatattaaaatataatagaaattAGAAACTATCaaataatattcaaatataCAAATAGTAGGAGATACACATATAAAATGACAAGgaacaaaatatataagaatcatTTTACGATATAAATGTACgatgaaattttttacttttattttagtttttcttaaaatgaacTTTAAATAATGGAAGGGAGAGAACAAACCTCAGAAAATGTCAAAGAAGTAGTTCTTGACTTCTTACGTCTAGCTTCCTTTATAGCTGATGCTGATGCTCTAGTGTTGGTAGCCAACGGGACTAAAATAAATGAGATGAAGAAAGATGGTATACTTGCAGATTTAGAGAAACTTTGAACACTCTCTATCAGAGGTTCCGCTAAAATCGCTAATAGAGCAATGCCAAGCACCAATAGCATCATAGCCTTGAACCATGCCTGTAAAGAGTTGTCAACAACTGCATTGCCTATCTTTTCATCCACCAACTTGTCCGTCGCTTCCCAAGTTTTCTGCATAACATTTCCAAATTcatattaaattagtttttgaataaatattcaTCCTCCATTATGGTCCAAGAAGATCAAACCAATTTTAGGTTCATGTACTTGTCTAACAAACAAATTAACTTTGAGTTAGTCTATAGTTCGCCTAGAGTTAGTCTAGGGCTCTATAGTATATAAATCCTACATTGATTCCATTGTAACATAAGAGCTTAATATCAAATATCAAGCCATCAAGAGCTTTCACCGTGGATGTAGATTATTTGGCCTAATCACATAAACCTTTGTTtatttgctctctctttcatGCTTTTGTGCATCAATCAATCTCTCATCAATTTTGACAGAATCATATATAGAATGAGAGGAATGAAGTGAAACTTATTATATTTACTTGAGAAAGGATTGTAATTTCTTAAGTAGtcataattttgcatttttgaaaTCCAAATGAAGTATAAAAGTGAACCGTGGATTTACTTGGTAGATATCATCTTGAGACTCAGTTGTAGAAGGATCCTGATTGTCAGTTGTGCCAAGCCATTTAGCAAATCCAGAAACAAATTCATCTTCATTAATCAGATGGTCACCATCAGTGTCAAGTTCTTCAATCAATTTAAGAACTGCTTCCTCCACATCTAAAGGAAGCTTGCCAAACTTGATATCCGCAATTAGTTCTTTTAGTTCATGTTGCGATATGCAATTATTGCTGTCGTGttccattttctcaaacaaCCTATAAAACATTGAATTCATTGTAGAGAACAAGCAACATATGACTAACTAAAATAATGATCCGTCCACTacaacatgtattttcacaacattttttcatctatacatatttttacaacacttaaaaacaacgttactagaaatTTCTTATCAAATGGGCCTTGAATGACTGACATTAGATCCACGTTGGATAATTAAACAACATACATAGAGTACATAATATTGTGGTTTCTCTAATATTTTACTTGGCCCTAGagtaatttcattttattttccgTTTTCCCCTTTTCCATTAAATTATAGGATTTGAACTACATGTTCAACAATTCGGGCCTCACCTACATTACAACCAAGCCAACATGCTTCTGATGTTTCATGGGTTTCGCTGATGGACATGATAACCGCTAAGTAGTTTGTAAAATGACATTTCTCACACCAAATGTTAAAGTCCTGCCCATTAAGGGGAACAATTTGGAGATTTCCTACTTTGACTTAGttacatattttaatatttttggtgtGGAAAAAATGCTCATTCATTATTAAAAAGGTTCTGCTACATTCATTTTCCACTAAAAATGTATTTCCTATGTACAAACGAATAGTGATTAAAGGGTTCGATGGTATAATCTTGTAGCGTGTGAGAGAGTTGAAAGATTAAAATTTCACTTCTGTATGTGGGTAAGAGTACCTTTTGGTGCATTAGGGGTTTTGAGTTAGTTTTTATTTGTGAGAGTTAGTAAGACTCTCTGAGTATGTTTGTAATCCTTGTTATTGACAGTGGATTTTTGATTGGCATTGCTCAGATGTAGGAATAGTGTTTGTCGAAGCATGTTAAAAGTTGAGACTTGCGTTACTTGACTTTAATTATTTTGCATGCTTTTCAAAACAAATTGGCATTGGGGTGGAGCTCTTAAAcgagaaaaataattttaatcttTGACAAGTCACTGTCAAAGATATCATAGTGCAACAAGGATTAATTGATACATTATATGGGAAGTCGAAGAAGCTAGTCATTATGTATGCTGATGAAGAAGCTAGTCGATTACTATCCATTTAGGTTTGCTCCAGAGGTAAAATATAGCATATCGAATAAGACTTATAGGCACGATGCTGCTTTGTCGCATCTTCAACCAAGACTCGGAGTACAATAGGTTTTTTTGTAAGAAAGatgaaatagaaagaaattgGAAGAAATAGCTTTGCAAGAATTACTTTGTATTACAATAGGTTGTGTTTTTTCCCCCTCAAAATTTTATTGGGATATTTGactgttttataaaattttaagtgttCTTGAGCCAAAGTATAAAAACTTCCATAATTTTCATAAATACCACTTTTAGATCttcatttccttctttttcttaattttttccccATATTTTTAACAGTGAAAATAATAAGGTAGGCAACGACTTCATACCAAAACTAATCTCAAGTCGGTaaagtaatatttttcaaactacGAGTAGACAACATTAATTCAGGTCTTATTCCTAAATTTTGTGTCTTGTGTTACTTGcctttaattattttgaatgtttttttttttaaattgataaaataaattccAATATCATAATACCTTAATgcacttaaataaataaattatataatatagaattgagGAATGACCTTTTAATACTATGTGTATCCGGTGTGCCGTCTTCTTTGAGAAGGCCTCCTACAACATTGCTTTGAACATGTCTTAATATTTCTTGTATAAGGTCTTTTgtcatttctctttctctccttctGTTTAGAAGCCAAGGTCCAAAAACCTATGcaaacaaaactgaaataaaCAAGAAAATGGAAACCCAGAAGAACCACAAAGACTTCACATCTTAGAgatttaatgatatatatactTGGAGGATATCAATATATTaatggtttgtttggattgagaaagagggagagagagaagagtagagtagagtaaataAGAATTGGCCCAAAATTAGTTTGCTTTCAGCTAACTCTACACTCTACTCCCCTCCGTACTCCCTCTCTATTCTCCCTCAATTCAAATAGACCCTAAATTTCTATTTAATTTAGActtgaatttatgaaatttgtCACAACTCACGAGAATAAGAGGAATTTACCTGATATACGTCCTTTAAGgacttttttgagaaatattgCTTATCTATAGCATGTTCTGTCTCATCGAGCCATTTTGTGAAGCCAGTGACGAATTCATCCATAGTGATTTTTTGGTCACCATCAAGGTCAAATTCTTTCATCACTTTTCCAATTTCTTTCTCCTTATCAATAGATGTTCCAGTAAAGTTTATTTCAAGAAGCAGTTCTCTTAAATCAGAAGGTGATATAATATTATCACCATCTTGATCTACCTCCTCAAATAGCCTGCAATACATAATGCATAATTATTGGTCAACTCGTAAACCTATTTGAACTGAAGGATTTCAAAGTAAAATAGTTTAGAGTATCTTACAAAACCTGACCTCTTTATCGCATTTACATTTGGTGCCCCATCGGCAGTGAGGATATTTCCTAGGGCATGTTTTTGTACATGTTGTAAAATgcttaatattaaatttttatgtttcacAAATTCTAATCTTCTTTTCTGAATCCAAGGCTCGAAGATctgtaaaattttataaacatttaagagtatatatatatttgagaagtATAAAAgagtatatatatttgagaattataaaaaaccaaacaataAAACATGCAAACTCAGTAAATTCATATGAATAATAATGTGTTgacataaaatttaagaaaatttatctGTATATGAACCACCCTAGATGATATCAGTTACATTATCATTTTAATATCTTTACaatatttcacaacaaatcataaattgcATGCTGCTACTAGTTTCAATctccgcctataccaaaaactgattggtgtcttggtctgatgataaataactatcatcaggagcagacgccataggttgaaactccctaaaaaaaaaagatttattgtaaaaatgtcaTGGATATCGTttactttatcttttttttttttttttccctaaaatgaGAACAACTTTTCTTGATTGATTAATTGACCAAACATGTAATATGAAAGACGTGTACCAAAACAAGTGATATAAGTgtaatgatcaaatgatatttCGATCATTTTGTCTAAAAAGTTTActttaatattttcatattttgagccaacatattcttattttaaaacacaaatatataaaatgacaCGTTTTAACAGCAATGAATACACCTAATTCAATTAGAACTCCAAAAGCAAGCACGTGTAGATGAGTAATATGCCTCACAGTTTGCCAGTACATTTGCACTATATCTCAAAAGGATTATTGCTCATATAATCCAAATGGACCAACTTAATACTTATATGATGTGAGACTTAACTTATAGCCCCACTCGGTACCTTGACAATCAAAATTCACATAAGACTTATATAATCTCGAGTACTAAAAACAGAGATTAATAATGAATGAAATACCTGATAAGAGAAGTATAGGAATAGGAATACTGTAGAAACAACAATAGCAATCAAGATAACGATGCGTTCCgcagaagatgaagaaaatatCTTTAGAGACTGGACGATGATAAATGGTATGATTGAGAGGGCCATAATCCTGGCAGTGTAACATGTCTCCAAATCTGTACTGATACCACAACCTGCAATTAGGAGAAAATAGTACAAGGTGAAAACAAGCTCATGGAATTGCAGTGATGATCATGTATACACAGTGACAGAGTCAGGATTTGATTTCAAGGGAgacaatatgtatatataattatacaTATGCAAGGACGGAAGCACAGTTGGACCTTGGGGGGCAATGGTccctcctaaattttttttaaaatattagtattacataggtactaattttagcaattttgttatataaaattaGGCTTTGCCTTCTTAatattatcattgattcttttacgAGTAATGTTACAAGCACAAAATTTTCTACATCATTTTATTGGTTGGCATCGAGGCCTAccactaacattattttttagcttactaataatcactcaccacatcagtaatttgtaaaaaaagtttgtaactctagcattttcttatttttaaaggtcataaaaaaaatttatatatctaaaatctaaaacaaaatatacaagtccaaaaaaattaggCCAACAGCAAATTTACCattagtaaaactaaaaacaattaagcttagttaaccaattttatccaaaataatcAGTTcgaccctttaaaaaattttaaatgaaataattttgtcGTTACCTAGAAGCAACACACACatcaaaaacacacaaataaataaataaaactcattaGCGATTAAGTAGcagagttggaggccagagcTACTATGTGTAGCCAGTAGCAAAGCTACCCCCTCCAAACTCCAAGTCGTGACTCCGTCCCTATACAAatgtatgcatatgcatgcacgcacacacacatgtatatatagTATTTGAGACTAGAATAAAAGAtataatagtgtattaattataattatcatttaaaatgagtattcaaagggaaaaaaaaaattataatataaaatctaaaGTGAGGAAATCCAAAGGGGAAAATGGTTTTATAGCTTTGCTCTCCTTTCTCATTTGTCACTCTAAGTTTATGTTTTACTCCTATTCGCACAATGATATTGCTTATGTTACTTGTGACTCTAAGTGAAAGTGTAGAGTTGTCCACCCCAAAAAGCACCCAACTTAGTGTGTACAGTGTACAAAGAGTAATGGAAATTAATTCAAAACAATGTGGCATTTGATTGTTTTTTAGTGGGCTAGCCCTAATAAACTCCAAACTCCCTTCTCACCCGTCTAGCCAAGTGCTCACAGGGGTTGACGGTCCCATCTATGCCATCTCGACGAACGGGTTACGTTTTCTAACCATAAGCCCATCCCCTTGCTGTCCTTAGGATCTGTCAGGACAATGTTCAGACAGGTGAACACATAACGGATAGAAGCCAACGAAGGAGTGATTCGATGTCTCCTTATTTGCATACTAACAAATGGATGGACATGCCGGTGGACAAAGGTGATGGGCCCCACAATCTTTTGCATAGTCTCCACGCGTAGTTCCTCATATGGAAATATCTTGTGCATCACGACCAAAGACCCTACTACACACCCATATCTTCCTCGTATGGAAAGACACCCTAAATTCTCAGAAACCCTAACTCAAGATCTTCCTTACAAGGAAAAGTCCCTACATCCAAGGGATCTTGATTCACTGCTCACCACTATATAAGCATTGGGCCTCCTCTTTTCCCAGGTACACAGAAAATCCCTAGCTTTCTCACTATAGAGTTCTTGGAGATTCCTCATTTACTGACTTAGCCTTCAGAGGGTTTTTGGCTGGCACCCCACCGGTGCTCTCTATTTGGTTCTTGGTTTCTTATTCTTCAGGTACCCATTAGAGCGATCGAGGACAATCagctcactgacgatttttgtgcatcattagttggcgctgtctgtgggaacCGAGTGATTAGCCATATCACCACTTCTaagacaaagagttgcatggtccAAACGCAATCAATGGCTACCATCAACCAGGAGACGGGAAACCCCTCTAACGCATTGGAGAGACAGGTGCAAACCCTAGCGACAGCAGTTGAACGGCTCACCTAACGCAACTAGGAGCTAGAGTAACAGCCAAACCAGAGTAACGAATGACGTCCCAAGGATCAGCACGACGAGTGGGACAACAAAGAACAAAACGGCAGTTATCTCCTGATAGGAGATTGGCGGGAGAGGGAAGATTAGGAGGAAAGCAATATCCCCAGCAGGTGAGATGGGCCGAACAACACTGATCATCCATCGGAACTGGAGAGCAACACAATGAGCATGGTGCATGACATGCAAAtgatgaaggaaaagatggaCATGACCATGAACACCATGAGGGGACGGGTATCCACCAACCTAGATGAGCTAGTTTAGCGGACTAACTTGCCCTTTACAGCATAGGTAACTTCTTTCCCCCTTCCAGCCAAGTTTTGGATGCCGCAGGTGGAAGCATATGATGGCTTATGGGACCCACTCGATCATCTAGAGTCATTCAAGACTCTTATGCACCTACAAGGAGTTCCGAATGAGATCATGTGCAGGGTATTCCCCACTATGCTTAAGGGACCAGCAAGGATATAGTTCAGCAGGCTAGCCCTCAACACCGTCTCTACCTTCAAGGAGTTGAGCAGACATTTTGTCACCCACTTCATCGGAGGTAGAGGTATAAGAGGTCTTCAGTGAGCTTGTTAAACATCAAGCAACGAGATGATGAAACTTGAGATCATACGTGAGTCGTTTCAACAAAGAGGCCTTTTTGATCAACGAGGCTGACGACAAAGTCTTAGTCATTGCATTCACCAATGGGCTTTAATAAGGAGAATTCCTTTTCTCCATCTATAAGAATGACTCGAAGACTATGGTCGACATGTTGTACAAAGCTACTAAATACATGAATGCAGAGGATGCCATGATTGCCGGAGGGAGAAAGACAAAGAAGAGGGAAAGGCAAGAGGATCACCGTCAGGACAGAGGAAGGAAGTCAGCCTAGACGAATGACCAAAGGGATGATAGGAGGTCGAGACCTTCATCCGGCAGGACGGTCAACTTCAGGCCACTAAACATCCCATTTAACCAAGTCCTCATATAGATAAGGAAAGACGCAGCGCTGACTTGGTCAGATAAGCTGAAGGGCAACCCGAACAAAAGGCCTAGAAACAAGTACTACCACTTTCATTGGGACCATGAGCACGACACTTTTGAGTGTTATGACCTAAAGCAACAGATTGAAGTCCTCACCAAGCAAGGAAAGTTACAATGGTTCgtcaggggtgaagaaaacccGCTAAGGGACCCCAAACCTAACCAACGAGTAGAAGAAAGACCTAAGGCTCCACTTGGAGAGATAAGGGTGATCGTAGGATGAAGTACATTGGCTAGCTCCTTTAAGAAGGAAAGGAAGACATATTTGTGGATGGTGCAGAGTGTCCAGATTTCGGGCCAATCACCTAAAATGACTAGGGTTAACAACCTGGCCATCAGCTTCACAAAAGAGGATGTCCGATTACTCCACCACCCTTATGATGATGCCCTGGTCATCAACCTGTCAATAGCAAACTTCAACACTCAACAGGTGCTAGTAGACAATGGGAGTTCGAAAGACAATGGGATCGACAAGAAGCATCTTCTGCCTTCGAACACACCGCTAGTTGAATTTGGTAGTACCAAGGTCTTCCCCATTGGAACCATCACCCTACCGGTGACCATTAGGACATACCTTCAGCAGCTCACTAAGGAGGTCACTTTCCTAGTTGTTGATTGCTCCTCTGCCTACAACACCATCATCGGGTGACCTACACTCTACTCATGGAGAGTAGCGATGTCTACGTACCACTTACTAGTGAAATTCCCAACGGAGTATGGGATTAGAGAATCACGTGGAGACCTGATGGCAGATCGCAAATGCTACATAACTATGCTAGAGATGGATGATCGCCTATGAGCATTAAACATCGAGGAGCAGTGGGTTACAGTAGAATCGATGGAAGACTTAGAAGAAATCTCCTTGGACAACAACTTCTCGGGTCAAATCATCCGTATCAGTACACAGGCCGATCCTTCAGTCCCCAAGAAGCTTGCCCTCTTCCTAAAGAATAATTAGGACGTCTTCACTgaagacatgccaggaatcAATCCAAGCGTTGTGGTTCACAAGCTCAATGTGTTCTCATCCTTCCCTCCCGTCAGATAGAAGAAGAGAGTTTTTACCCAAGAGAGAGACAAGGCTATAGCAGAAAAAGTCCGCAAGTTACTGGAAGCAGACTTTATCAGGGAGGTATATTACCCAGAATGGTTGGTTGGCTAACATAGTGATGGTAAAAAAGGTGAATGGAAAATGGAGggtgtgtgtagacttcaccgacctaaaTAGAGCCTGCCCAAAGGATAGTTGCCCACTTCCACGTATTGACGTCCTTGTCGACTCAACAGTTGGGCACCAGCTATTGAGTTTCATGGATGCATTTTTCGGCTACGACTAGATCAGGTTGGACGAAGTTGACCAAGAAAAGACTTCATTCGTCACGAGCTAAGGGCTCTTTTGCTATAAGGTCATGCCATTCAGATTGAAGAATGCGGGGGAAACGTATCAGAGGCTTGTGAATAGGATGTTCGTCTAGCAAATTGGGCAAAATGTCGAGGTGTACGTGAACGACATGCTCGTGTAGATCGCGAAGGAGGACCGTCACCTAAATGATCTTTGAGAAACATTTGAAACCCTACGCCACTAcaatatgaagctcaatccCGCAAATGTGTATTTGGAGTGTCGTCAAGAAAGTTTCTGGGCTTTATGGTATCACAACGAGGCGTGAAGTCCTACCTTGACAAAATTCAGGCCATATTGGGGATGACACCTTCGAAAAACTTCAAGAAGGTACAAAATCTGAATGGTAGGGTTGCGACTCTTAATAGGTTCGTCTTCAGGGCAATGGAAAAATGCCTACCATTCTTCAAAATGCTGAAGAAAGCCTTCGAATGGACCGACGAATGTTAGAAGGCATTCGAGGAGCTAAAGACATACCTTGCGTCCCCAACACTACCTAGTCTGTCTAAACTCGATGAAAAGCTCTCCCTTTACTTGGTCGTATCCCCAACGATCATCAGTTCAGCTCTCATTTAGGAAGAGAGTCGCATGCAGCTACCTATCTACTATACTAGTTAAGCGCTTCAGGGGTAGAGGGAAGATACCCCCTTATGGAAAAGTTGGCTTTTGCCTTGGTCACGGCTGTCCAAAAGGTCAGGCTGTACTTTCAAGCACACACCATAGTGGTCCAGACGGACAAACCATTACAAAGGGCGATGAACAATTCGGAGGCAGGTAAACGATTGGTCTTATGGGCGATCGAATTCGGCGAGTTCGACATACTGTACTGACAAAGAACTGCGATCAATTCCCAAGCCTTGGCCAACTTCATTGCCAAATTCACGGCAAAGGAAGATGAGGACGAAAGATCGGTGACATGAATGGTGCGGACGAATGGCTCGTCCAACCAACACGTTGGGGGAGTCGGGGTTATCCTGCAGTCACCAGAAGGAGATTTGATAGATTATGCGGTCCGTCTCTAGTTTTCGACAACCAACAATGAGGTTGAATATGAAACAGTCTTCACGGGCCTTGACCTGACTAAAGCGACAGGGGCTTCATCTGTAGTCATACATAGTAACTTGCAAGTTATCATCAGACAAATTAACGGTGACTACGAGGCCAAT of Quercus lobata isolate SW786 chromosome 8, ValleyOak3.0 Primary Assembly, whole genome shotgun sequence contains these proteins:
- the LOC115954751 gene encoding sodium/calcium exchanger NCL2-like; protein product: MRSNITKLASLILTLSIVILEVHGRRSLRYKSSDELVSDGVHQADESSSLLLLKGMDSGEECEQLYGFLPCSNSMFGHIFLIVVYEYLLFKGESLVAAGGEQIFKILGPGIFGASAFHVLGALPESLILLASGLLNTKETAQEYVFTGVGLLAGSSIFLLTILWGTCVIASSQDFSNSSQFSNSTQTSRQRLHTLLTGCGISTDLETCYTARIMALSIIPFIIVQSLKIFSSSSAERIVILIAIVVSTVFLFLYFSYQIFEPWIQKRRLEFVKHKNLILSILQHVQKHALGNILTADGAPNVNAIKRLFEEVDQDGDNIISPSDLRELLLEINFTGTSIDKEKEIGKVMKEFDLDGDQKITMDEFVTGFTKWLDETEHAIDKQYFSKKSLKDVYQVFGPWLLNRRREREMTKDLIQEILRHVQSNVVGGLLKEDGTPDTHSIKRLFEKMEHDSNNCISQHELKELIADIKFGKLPLDVEEAVLKLIEELDTDGDHLINEDEFVSGFAKWLGTTDNQDPSTTESQDDIYQKTWEATDKLVDEKIGNAVVDNSLQAWFKAMMLLVLGIALLAILAEPLIESVQSFSKSASIPSFFISFILVPLATNTRASASAIKEARRKKSRTTSLTFSEIYGGVFMNNILGFSVLLILIYVRELTWEFSAEMLVVLLVCATMGLIASFRSTFPIWTSFLAYLLYPLSLLLVYFFNDVLNYT